From the Theropithecus gelada isolate Dixy chromosome 16, Tgel_1.0, whole genome shotgun sequence genome, the window TTACTGGTCACTTCCCCTCTCGCCCACTGGTAAGTAAATACTGTTCTGCTTTCTAATAGGTCCTGTGTTTTATGCCTGTCCCACTAGACCAGGAGTAGGCAAACATATAGATTGCAGGCCAAATACTGTCCACCAACATGTTTTGAATGACCAACAAGAATGGCTTttactgtttttggtttttttgaaggttttggggttttgggttttggttttgatttttgagacagggtcccgctctgtcacccaggctggagtgcagtggtgccatctcggctcactgcaacctgtgcttccTGGCTCAAGCAAGCCTCAGGCCTCGGCTtccggagtggctgggaccacaggtgcctgccaccacacctggttcatttttgaattttttgtgaaaaatgggattttgccatgtcgcccaggctggtctcgaactcctgagctcaaagtgatcctcccacctcagccttgcaaagtgccaggattacaggagtgagccgctgcacccagctggtttttacatttttaatggtaaaaaataaaatcgtGTGACGtgtaaaaattacatgaaattcagaCTTCGGTTTGAATAAAACTTTTTGTTGGAAGACATCCATGCttctttacatattgtctatggctatATTTGTGCTTTGACGGCACAATTGAGTAGTTGTAACAGAGATCATATGGTTCGCAAAGCCCCAGATACTTACTATCTGGTCCTTCACAGAGTTTGACCACCCCTGcactagactataagctccaCGAAGATGGGGACCCAATCTCATTAGCTCTTACATCCCCAGGGCTTCACACACTGGCTGGCACATAATGGAAATTCATACAATCGAAAAGTATATGTAGGGCTCCCCATCTAGAGGCAGTATATCTGGTGGTGAAGAGGATGGATTCTAGAGTCAGACAACACTAGGTTTGAATCCCTCTTCCTCCACTTACTAGCTATATAACGTTGAGAAATTTAATCTCTCCAGGACTTTTTTTCACCATCTGTAACATTCGGGGGAAATATGAACAGCGGCAATTTGTTGTAGACATTAAAATCAGGTGATGTAGCTAAAGACAACTTCCATAAATGCTAgataaacattagctattatcATCGTCATCCATATGTATTATGACTGTCTCCCATATGTCTCTATAGATTAGACCTTAGGCCTCTGCAGAGACCTGGATATACTTCATTCACTCCTGTCACCTCCCTCACCTCTCAGGCCCCAGAAATTCCCAGCCCACATCCTAAGCGAAACAGAAAATGGAGCCTCAAAGCAATCGAGTGACTTGTTCCCAGGATACTCATGGTACAGCCAGATCTGGCACCAGGGCCTGCAGCTGCTGCCCATACCCCAGTCAAGTCAAGATCAATAACAGTGAGTCATTGGTTATGTATTTGGATGGTTTTCATTATGAGCCAGGACTGTGCAACTGGGGCCTTTTCTGCCACTGCATTTCTCAGATGGAGAATTAGCGGTTTGATTAATTACACCCCTAGACCTCAAGGCCATTTCTAAGCTGCTAATGCATTTCCAAGGAGCAGCAATAACATATAGCAAAGCGGTGGGCTGGGGAGCCGCCAAGCCTGCCTCGTGCCAAGAGGGCTGCCTGGATCCAAAATTCCAGTCTATCAGTCAGCCTTCtagcaggaaacagatggcacactcAAAAGGGGTGATTGAGGACAGTTTAATGAAGGAGTTTGTATACAGAGGTATGAGCAGGGTGAAGGGAATGGAGAAGCACCCCAGGCTAGCAACAGCTGGAAGCCACTACTACCACAAGCCTGGAGGGAGCTGTTTCAGACTGTTTAGGAACTAGTGGGAGCCTGTAGCTATGGAAAAGGGCGTCTAAAGGAGCTGCGGTCTTTGGTAAAGGAAGGTGTGGTGGAGATGAGTGGGGAGTGCACCTAAAGGAATCAATGGCCTCTCTGCAGCTGCCTAAGGCCACACCACAGAGGGGCTCTCCAACGGAACAGGGCTCAGGGAATGCCTGTGCCTGTAGCCACACCCCTCTGCCCATCCCACAGGCTCCCATTTGCCGGCAGTTTGTCTCTTTATCAGCAGGGTCAGCACGCCTTTCACCCCATCCAAGGCCTTCACTGAAAAACAAGGCAATTACGTGCTCAGAGAATGACTTGCATGTTCTCAACTGGGTTgacttggcaatgtctggagacatttttgattgtcacaacttgaGTTCCCAGCATCTAGTAGGTAGAAACCAgtgatgctgctaaacatcctataatgcacaggacagcccccaacAACGCAGAATTGGCCAGATAAAATGTCAGTAGTGACCGagcacggtggctaatgcctgtaatcctaacactttgggaggtcgaggtgggcggattgcctgagctcaggagttcaagaccagcttgggcaacatggtgaaactccatctctactaaaataacaaaaaattagccgggcatggctgcaggcgcctgtagtcccagctacttgggaggttgagaatcgcttgaacccgggagggggaagttgcagtgagctgagatcgtgccactgcactccagcctgtgcatcacagcaagacttcgtctccatttaaaaaaaaaaaaaaaagtcaatggtgCCGAGGTGAGAGACCCTGTTTTCAACTAATGGGTCTggcctccttctctgtctctctgtcagcCTCCACCTGGGCACTTCCTGGCACCCTCCCAGTCCAGCCCCCAGCTGGGGCAGCTCCTGGCCCTCTCAATACTACCCACTGTAGGCTGAATCTCAGTGGTGTCCCCCAGCACCTTGGCCTCTTCCTCTGCCTGGCATTGGCAGTTCCCTTATATTCCCGCCTCATTCCCAGGCTGCAGACCATCCTTCCACAGCCCCGCCCAGCCCTGACTTCAGGCTCTTCTATCTGCACCCCACCCTCCTCCCATTCCTCTCTGAGGCCATCTGTCCTCCAGACCCTGTTCCCAGAACCCCCTCCAACCCCAGCCCCCTCCCACAAATTCTTCTCTCTCCCAGTGGATGATCCCCAGGTTCACCACTTCTAAACATCACAGAACAAAGCAAACTGTTTGAACTAGCCAAGGTCACATTCAAagctatttattcttttttttttttttttgcttgttcaatttgtgttgctgtctctctctgtcgcccaggctggagtgcaatggtgcaatcttggctcactgcaacctccacctcccaggttcaagcgattctcctgcctcagcctccccagtagctgggactacaggtgtccgccaccacacccagctaaatttttgtatttttagtagagacaaggtttcaccatattggccaggctggtttcaaactcctgacctcatgatccgcccgcctcggcctcccaaagtgctgggattacaggcgtgagccacctcccccagcctgcTATTTATACTCTTTCCCCGACTCTGTCCCTGAGGAACCTTCTCCCCTCACTTCCCCTGGAGTTCCCTCCCCACAAAACACACTCACTTTTATCTCACTGATACTGCGGCCTGGGGAACTGCTGAGCCAGTACCTTGCATAGGTTCCTTTGGCTGAGGATTGAGGAAGGCCTGCCAAAAGCAAGCTCACCCTGAGGTCCCCAGGGAGAGGGCACCTTGGTGCGCAGAGCCTGAAGGAAACAGTGGCCAAGGCCGTGTGGGGCTGTCCCAATGCCAGGGAGGTCCCAGCCGAGGGAACTGACCCTGATCTTTCTGTGCCCCCTGCTGTCTCCCAGGTGGCCCCTGCACAGTATCCCTCCTCACTCACCTTGTCACCTCCCCTTAGTCCTACCAAGGATAGAGCAGGGGGAAGGACCCAGCTCTTTAGTCCTGAGATGAAGTTGCTGAGGTCCCGACTGACCAGAATGCACGGCCACCATTACCACCTCCCCCAGACACCCCTCAAAACCCAGAAAAGCATGCAAGGCAGGTGGACCCCAGACCCCAGGCCTGAGCTCCCCTGCCCCCCTGCCTGCCTGGTGCCTCCACTCTCCAGGTCCGCCACCAGCCACTGAGCCACACCGCCTGGGCCAACAGCAGCAGGAGGGCCAGGGAGGGACGGGGTGGCTGCACTGGCCCGGCCTCATTGCAGCCCCACGAGCTCAGTGATAGGTGGGGCCTGCACCATGAATTCCTCATAGCAACGGAGAAACAGCCGGAAGCGAGCCAGGTACGAGTCCTCGTTGTACGGTAGCTGCTTCTCATGGAGGAACTGGGACACCACGGGCTTCACCTGGTGGAAAATGGGCAGGAGAGGGGCCTATGAGCCGGGGCTGTGGACAGGCCCATCATCCTATGGTGGGTGGCGGGGGGCATCATCTTCCCACCCGCAGCTCCTATCGGCCTCGTTCCAAGATTCTCCTGAGGAGTAGAAGGGCTTAAGTCAGAGAATTCTTGTCCccaacccagcagaagaaaggagtgGCTTCTCCCCAACATCCAGGGATCCTGACTGCGTGACAGCCCTCCTTGGCACAGGGGGATAAAAACCAGAGCTCCCTTTTaccaagcacctactgtgtgccgaACATTTCAGATATATTTCTCCATTTCATCCTCAAAACCTGTCAACATAAGCCCTTctacttccattttacagaagagaaagctGAGGCCTAGAGGCATTCAGTTCACTTGTCCAGAGTGGCCCTGCTAGTAAGAAACCTGGGTGTCTCTGATCTGAAACCCATACTGCTGTGGATATGCTGGGCTGCCCTTCCTGGGTGACCTCTGACCAGGCCAGTTGGGGGACTTGGAGTTCAGGTGAACCCTGAAGGTTCGTCCCTCCcctgccacctttttttttttttttttttttttttttaagacagcgtcTTACcccgtcacccaagctggagtgcagtggcgcgattatggttcattgcagcctcagcctccgcagaCTCAGGTGGTcctcacctcagcttccaagCAGCTCAGACCACAAGcatgtgcccccacacctggctaatttttgaatatgttgtagagacggggtttcaccatcttgcccaggctgctctcaaactcctgggctcaagccatctgcccgcctcagcctccgaatgtgccaggattacaggtgtgagcgaccccGCTGGGCTGAAGAATCTTCCTTTCCACCCTCTAACAGTCCCTTCATTCCAgcacccccagcccagccctcgaCTACCTTCAGGCACATGTTATCAGAGAGCCTGGGGAAGAGGTGCTGTTCCACATGGCAGCTGATGATCGAGTGGCCAAACACCCAGTCCAGGACAGGCACCCGGGCCAGGTTAAGCACTCTCAGGCTCATCATGTGTATCCGGCGGGGCTTGTCCCGGGAGAACATGGGCAGCCAATGTGCTGTGACAGACACGTGGGTCACACCGGGTAGCCTGGacctccccaccccacttcaGGTGTCCTGGGATCTCATGCTACCCAGAGGATTCTTGTGTCCCCCACCTCCCATGTGGGGGGACCTGGTAGAGGGGTTCCTGGCCCAGCTGCGATGATGACCCTCTCTGTTTTCCATACTGAGTCTCATCCATCTCTGGGCCTCCCTCCCCATCTGAACAGTGAGGGGCTTAGCCTGGGCACATCTCAGGTCCCGTGGTTCCCTAATGCTCTCAACTGCCTACCACTCAGTCTCATCACACCATGCCCTTGCCTCGTCCTGAAGAGACCCTGCCTGCTCTGTTCACCAGTCAAGATCCTACTTACCATTCAAGATCAAGTTTAACAGTGTCGAGTGCTTCCTCTGCCAGGTGCTGTCCTAGGTCAGGAACTCGGAGGTGACCAGGAGCTTCATTGGGTGCAGGACAGGACACAATTGTGGAATTAAGTAATTAAGTAGTTAACAGCAGTTGTGGTAAGTGCTAGACAAGGAAGTACAGGAAGCTCTACTCTGGGGCCTTCCCTGAGCAGGAAACGGAGATGTCCCTGTGGAAATGACACCGGAGCTGAATGCTGAGCCCTGGCCTCCCATGAGGAACTCCGTGTCCAGTTCCTCCATCTGCCTCAGGGCAGGCACTGGGGCCTTTATCTCCTACCACTTGGCATCTAcgcatctgcctgccttggggcAGTCGCTGAGGCCTTTATCTCCTACCGCTTGGCATCTGCGCATGGAGGGAGGCAGCTGACTATGTTGAAGAAGAGctcacttcttttttatttttatttttatttttgttagccAGAGTCTCgttgtgtcccccaggctggagtacagtgacacaatctcggctcactgcaacctccgccccccaggttcaagcgattctcccgcctcagcctcccaagtagctgggattactggggcttgccactatacccagctcatttttgtgtttttaatagacaGGATTttgcgatgttggccaggctggtctccaactcctgacctcaggtgatccacccacctcagcctcccaaagtgctgggattacaggagtgagccaccgcacccagctgagaaGCTTGCTTCTTACCTGAAACCGAAACTCTTGAATGAGCCTTGGAGTTGGGGGTGGTCAGGAAGGGACGACATACCACAACTGCTGTTAATTACTTAATTCCATAATTGTGTCCTATCCGGCACCAACCCGAAGCTCCTGTTCACCTCTGAGTTCCTAGACCTAACATAGTGCCTGGCAGAGGAAGCACCTGACACTACCTGTGCAATTTGACTGTGAATCATGAGTAGGATCTTGACTAGTGAAGACAGCAGGAAGGGTCTCTCCAGGATGAGGCAAGGGCACAGTGTGATGAGAGCGAGAGGGAGGATGCCTCATCCTTCAGGTGGCCCCTCTCTCCTCAACCTAGAGTCCAGCCTTCAGTCAGGGCCCCTGGAGAATGTCCCCCTTAGCTGCCCAGTGCCCAGGTTGGGGTGGCCTCACCTGGAAGATGTTGACGTGGTGGTAGGGGTGGGCCAACAGGACTGGTGAGGAACATGCAGCCCAGGGCCGAGCTGGGGCTCTTGAAGCCTGACACGTTCAGGAGCAGCCAGTAGTGAGAATAAAGGCCCAGGGAAATCAGGGCCAGCGTCCGCAGGGCTGTCCTGAGCTCCACCTTCCTCAGCCGCTCTGCCAGAAGGGGCAAGACATGGAGGGGACAGGCAAGGCTCAGATCCATCAGGAGCAGCTCTCTGCTGGCTCAAGCATGCTAAGGCGTTGGCGGGGGCACCCTGAAAAGCAGGGTCCCCATGGTgtggatgaagaaacagaggccaggcttggtggctcaagcctataaaccaagcacttttggaggccaagatgagcagatcgcttgagcctatgagttcgagaccagcctgggcaacatggtgaaaccctatctctatcaaagatacacaaaatttgctgggcctggtggcaca encodes:
- the FADS6 gene encoding LOW QUALITY PROTEIN: fatty acid desaturase 6 (The sequence of the model RefSeq protein was modified relative to this genomic sequence to represent the inferred CDS: inserted 3 bases in 2 codons) → MRGSVLCSDGHGKVCTIFTAEHTTHGHIKMHHTYTNVVVLGDSSTWRLPYLNRCVSMFLAPFLLPIVTPLVAVERLRKVELRTALRTLALISLGLYSHYWLLLNVSGFKSPSSALGCMFLTSXLLAHPYHHVNIFQHIGXPMFSRDKPRRIHMMSLRVLNLARVPVLDWVFGHSIISCHVEQHLFPRLSDNMCLKVKPVVSQFLHEKQLPYNEDSYLARFRLFLRCYEEFMVQAPPITELVGLQ